taatgagATCATCAtgtaaaaatttcatttacACGGTGTTTcttttttgtcataaaaaatgagaaacgATGATAAATAGTAAATGAGTAACGTGTTCTTTTGGAGGTGATACAAGATAATGGAAAAAAATGATTAGaaaaattcacttaaaattCAATCCCACTATCCATGATAAAATTAAAGGATGACACAGTTAGATTTACCAAATTactatttcattatttaatttttgttgcatGTAGTTTAGCTGTTAACAACAATATACATGatttcaatttacttttttaattctatattaACTGTAAcaatcataatttattatgattataacaaaaaattattacttctaaaattactatcagaaagaaacaaaagttttcatataaataatgatttttcatcttatatattaaatttattttcatataaaatatattctattatttaattttttataaatatttttttatattttcagtcattcaataaaatttataaaataattttatattatatatataattttatattatacataactataaaaacattttgataatttaatttttcttctattaattttttttttaatatgtcacataaattaatttaatcacaaatttttaaaaattttacttcCTACTCAAttctaaaatcattttaaatttcttaaagaaaTAAGACCAGTTTCATCATTTGATCTTTCGTATCTCTTTCTCTGATCATTTATctcaaaataacacaataaacaTATGTGAAATCAATATATACgtcatcttaattttattacgaattgttttaaaatataatgaaactATAGTATTTGTAATTGGTGGTGGGAAAGCAAAGACGAGCAAAGTGAAATAACTAACGACAGAGGTaaggaaaggaaaggaaaggaGAATATTTGTTGTAGGAGATAGAAGCTATGCAGAGCAATGGCGTTGGAGTGATTAATTGAGCCTCCCTTATAATATACTACATATAGATTATTGTGGCAGGtagaaataataaacataatatattaaacaaaggaaaatatattgtatatgtAGGAAATATGTGAAAGGGATTTGGGTAGTAGAAGAGAAGCACTTCACTGACTAAACTAAAACCCAGTAGAGATAAAGTGTGTTAAGTCCATCCTATGCTTTTACCTCATTTCATTTTCCATTCTCTCCTTGACCCCACACCACTACCCTCCTCACCTAAACTTAGTGTAAATATTCATTATTGGCCGACAAGTGTCAACCTTTGATTGATACACGCACATCCACTCACGGCCCCATCAAAAGCTTCTAAGCTTTTGCTTCCTAAGCAGTCTCCATCATTCACTCATATCACTATACCAACCTTCCATTCCTAACCTAATACTATTCATTTCACAACACCACACAAAACCAAGGACTCTTCTGCAATTATTCACTTCACAACCATCAATTTCATCCCCCAtggaaataaattaatattcctCCATCCATTCAAAACTGCCTTCAgatcaaattaaataacttcTACACACACTAAACTGTGTTTGAAGTGATGCTTAACatttgtcaaatattttttttaataacaaatatttcagATAATAACGAAAATAAAAGGCATCATCATCTCCCCCAAAATTCTTTTATGTGACTTATTCCCACTGCATTACTAAAACATAAAAGCACAATATCTCAAAACCaagttttctctctctctctctctctctcactcttcATCCTCCACCCTCTTACTCTCTAGTTTTTCCTCcacttctctcttctcttctttctaTGATAGTAGCGTTAATTACCAACGCAAGCAGAGAGAGCAGAACAAGAAATAATGAGAAACACCATACGGTGTTGCATCTCTTGCATTCTTCCATGCGGAGCACTGGACGTAATCCGCATAGTGCACTCCAACGGCCGCGTCGAGGAAATCACCGGCTCCGTCAAGGCCAGCGAGATCATGAAGGCGCACCCCAAACACGTGCTCAAGAAGCCATCCTCGCCCTCCACCCAAGACGGCGTCGTTCCCAAGATCGTCGTCGTCCCTCCCGACGCTGACCTCCAGCGCGGCAAGATTTACTTCCTCATGCCCCTCCCCTCTCCCCCCTCCGACAAGAACCACCGCCAGAGACCCTCCTCCggaaagaagaaaaggaaggacCACCACGCCGAGAGAATCCACCACAACCGCAAtcacagcaacaacaacaacaacagtgACGCCATTTCCGTGGCCAACTTGCTCGTCTCGAACGATCGCTACTTGACTGAAATACTCTCTGAGAAGCTTTCTACGCAGAGAGACAGAAGACGAGGTCGTGTCGCCGTTTGGAGGCCTCACCTGGAGAGCATTTCCGAGTCACCACCTGATATATAACTACTGTAAACGCTTCTTCTTCCTTAATTGTTCAATATCTTAAGCCTCTCCCtcctatattatattatattatattataccaacatatatatatttccatCTTCCAAACTTCAAAACCCGTTTTTCTAAATTCAACTAAAAAATTTCGTTTCATTTTTCTCAGTCATATAGGCTTAAAAATATAGGAATACGTGTCTACCGAAAGAAGCCAGTTTGTATCAGTAGCTGAAAATATTGGTATATGAAGTAATGAGATGATAATACGTTGTGATTTTGAGAAGTGAGATcgtttttgaataaaattcgGGGATCACAAGTGCTCAACTTTACTGATTGCCATTTTTTTAAGCTTTCGTTATCAGCTTATCATGATTTCGAAGGGGGGTGTTGTTGGTGTTTAGTTGGTAGGGTGCACGAGTGATGGAGGTgtgttataattttgtaattttcagGAAGTGGTGATAAGAAGGAATTTTGTGAGCTTGTTTTAGGTTTTGATGAATTGTTGACGATGAAGGGTTGGTTGGAGTTGGAATTGAAGTACTGCAGATGGAAAAGTAGACACAGGAAGTGTATGATTGAAACACAGGAGAAAAGGATCCCACTCCTGTTGTGTCTGGTTTTCGGGGCATTCGTCGTTCTGTATTGGATCATAATGGAAGGTGATTGAGACGTATGGTAGAATTTATGCCATTGCTACTAACAACGGAGTAATCCATTCACGTTTATTCCCCTCGTTCAATTTTGTAGTGTTCGACTTTGTCAGTCGTTCTCCAACGCCAGCGAGAGGCTGACGTAATGCTTGCATCACTCTTTAAAacgtaaatatataatatataataatgcgAATGAATAAATTCAAGTATATAGCTTTccatttatttaatgtttgatgagagaaaaaaaaatctttggggTCCCTCAGATTCATGGATGTGTAAGCAAGCAGGTACAAAGCCACGGTGTACTTGGGCAGAAACTAAgggtaaaaaattgaaaaagaaaagggtgGGTTGGCACCAAAATTGTAATATCTAATAATGTTGCGTTGGTAAAGTAATTAGTGGATATATGTATTGTATTGTGTTGTGTGTCTTTAAGCATTTTATTGTGAGTATGAGTTAGCAATAAGGTTAGTGGGTGTGGCATCCTGTAAAGGTGATTGATTACACAGTGGAGTTTCTTTCTGGGGTCGTGGATTGACTGGAGGGCAGATTATTGAGCCTTGAGGGAAGCTTGTGTTGTGTTCTGCATTCTGTGTTGTGTTTGGTTCTGATTCTGATTTATTTCAGATTCTCTTTTTCTGATTCGAACGCATATATGCGGTTTTTACTCTAAAGCCCCACCATATATGTCTGGGGCCAACAAAAAAGTTGGCACACTGAGTAAGCGACTCcatgtaacaataaaacaatGAATGAATCATTGAAATGTGATGGTCTCATGGGATGTCAGTGTTGCGAGTGGATCAGGTGAACTCACTAACCTCTCCTTGTCTGAATCTTCTCTGTACTTCCTCTCTCTGTCTCTTCCTTACTTTACTTCATTTCTATGCACCTTCCACCATATCTATCTAAAGACACCataaatcacataaaatatatcAACTTACTCACCATATCACTAACTATTCATAAGCTACTATATCTAAGTTTAACACGCTTAATTACCGTAAAAAGTTGTTctttaactaaatttattttacacgATTAGAAAGCTCTGGTATATATATGTAGGTTATAGTCCATTGGTGCCAAAGtcatttacatttataaaaaattatatagtttTCCTTCCCTCTCC
This portion of the Vigna unguiculata cultivar IT97K-499-35 chromosome 6, ASM411807v1, whole genome shotgun sequence genome encodes:
- the LOC114187548 gene encoding uncharacterized protein LOC114187548, translating into MRNTIRCCISCILPCGALDVIRIVHSNGRVEEITGSVKASEIMKAHPKHVLKKPSSPSTQDGVVPKIVVVPPDADLQRGKIYFLMPLPSPPSDKNHRQRPSSGKKKRKDHHAERIHHNRNHSNNNNNSDAISVANLLVSNDRYLTEILSEKLSTQRDRRRGRVAVWRPHLESISESPPDI